The following coding sequences are from one Euwallacea similis isolate ESF13 chromosome 27, ESF131.1, whole genome shotgun sequence window:
- the LOC136417180 gene encoding amyloid-beta A4 precursor protein-binding family A member 1-like isoform X8: MTSLTLPLDNIDVSENTEQISKLFPKCRPRSDINLNPILASSKEYDCIDNTSTSTCTVMNAHDENDRWIADSSCKISRDNNSPRYSPDDDCISEHKSSSGTYKLRDSRIIEIAGGRELYSQSRTKAVRKSRSSQYLGEDGEKKTQRLSMKQQGVWELRGKNNEAKKVANPREYTETVFSSEVRLMTHGQESQSSSDQQPSPTNMPYSEDVVVFDDIGDNWNSDNEKQHEHLKSDQSDFTATHTYDSNSIDNDKVAKVIGSLPIAVYEGSPKRYGPRQTGTNNSHMQLPSAQSLLASPSVYPPRPGFPQRIVTSPSPSEREHNIENNSYNQKRNSSPPSTNTTFDYLYEFSETRKVLEEFFKCPPEEENRLGSEFQDLEYELRRQASESGNSYVGKRLAKGLGSEPDFCMRIDSPAKCFTLSNAPLQDNDFQEHENNFLDLSIGTGSSGDLGETEVGLQVGHSRNFTLSPETTDCDSNCGDLDSEVSLMLMENDLAPSGGLLGSNTDLAVPGDTLRLYSSMPVLEDGLSSGHASDTDNNNPTVMLMKRQITEIEREINQGVCKIKPSNKPSENGVSPQSESIPKSPTDISNCVNSFDEPLTLSQTDSIEKTPPPPAPAPHRMIAGAEKTNDVEAAIKDIRLTLQRTKTLPLQRHPGEECEENGTSPVWVPSHFRQRGLSTTSADSERKGANSGPDDEENDTDLETDRLLGQQRTDDQGFYDEKDKDKKKGRSKEVLIEGVLFRARYLGSTQLVCEGQPTKTTRMMQAEEAVSRIKAPDGETQPSTEVDLFISTEKIMVLNTDLKEIMMDHALRTISYIADIGDLVVLMARRRFIPHEVDDAPKINRTPKMICHVFESEEAQFIAQSIGQAFQVAYMEFLKANGIEDHSFVKEMDYQEVLNSQEIFGDELQMFAKKEMQKEVVVPKAKGEILGVVIVESGWGSMLPTVVIANLAPAGAAARCGQLNIGDQIIAINGVSLVGLPLSTCQNYIKNSKNQTVVKLTVVPCAPVVEVKIKRPDTKYQLGFSVQNGVICSLLRGGIAERGGVRVGHRIIEINNQSVVAVPHEKIVNLLATSVGEILMKTMPTSMFRLLTGQENPVYI; encoded by the exons ATGACCAGCTTGACTCTGCCCCTGGATAATATTGATGTGAGTGAAAATACTGAGCAAATTAGTAAACTGTTCCCTAAGTGCAGGCCCAGGagtgatattaatttaaatcccATTCTTGCTTCGTCGAAGGAATATGATTGTATCGACAATACATCCACAAGCACTTGCACTGTAATGAATGCCCATGATGAAAATGATAG ATGGATAGCAGATAGTTCCTGTAAAATTAGTAGAGACAATAACTCTCCAAGATACTCACCAGATGATGATTGTATATCAGAGCACAAATCATCTAGTGGCACTTATAAATTAAGAGACTCTAG gataaTTGAAATAGCAGGTGGTAGAGAATTGTACTCTCAAAGTAGAACAAAAGCTGTAAGAAAGTCTAGAAGTAGTCAATATTTAGGTGAGGATGGAGAAAAGAAAACACAGAGATTATCAATGAAGCAGCAAGGAGTATGGGAATTACGTGGGAAAAATAATGAAGCCAAAAag GTTGCGAATCCTCGTGAATACACAGAAACAGTATTCTCATCTGAAGTGCGTCTTATGACGCATGGTCAGGAATCTCAAAGCTCGTCCGATCAACAACCAAGCCCTACAAACATGCCCTATTCTGAAGATGTCGTAGTATTTGATGATATAGGTGATAATTGGAATAGTGACAATGAAAAGCAACATGAACATCTCAAATCAGATCAAAGTGATTTCACTGCCACTCATACATATGATTCAAATAGCATTGACAATGATAAAGTAGCTAAG GTAATTGGTAGTTTGCCAATAGCCGTGTATGAAGGCTCTCCTAAAAGGTATGGGCCAAGGCAAACCGGGACTAATAATTCTCACATGCAGTTGCCTAGTGCACAAAGTTTACTTGCTTCACCAAGTGTATATCCTCCAAGACCTGGATTTCCTCAAAGAATTGTAACTAGTCCTAGTCCAAGTGAAAGGGAGcacaatattgaaaataactcttataat CAGAAACGAAATAGTTCTCCTCCATCGACAAACACGACATTCGATTATTTATACGAATTCTCAGAAACCAGAAAGGTTttggaagaattttttaaatgtcctCCCGAAGAAGAGAATAGACTTGGAAGCGAATTTCAGGATTTAGAATACGAGTTAAGAAGACAGGCAAGTGAATCTGGAAATTCATATGTAGGAAAAAGATTAGCTAAAGGTCTCGGCAGTGAACCCGATTTTTGCATGCGAATTGATTCACCTGCGAAATGTTTTACGTTATCCAATGCCCCCTTGCAG GATAACGATTTTCAAGaacatgaaaacaattttcttgatCTTTCGATTGGTACGGGTTCTAGTGGTGATCTGGGTGAAACCGAGGTCGGTTTGCAAGTTGGGCATAGTCGTAATTTTACTCTTTCTCCTGAAACTACCGACTGTGACTCAAATTGTGGGGATTTAGATAGTGAGGTTTCATTAATGCTCATGGAGAATGATTTGGCGCCTTCAGGAGGTCTTTTGG GATCAAATACAGACTTAGCAGTACCTGGCGATACTCTGAGGCTATATTCGAGTATGCCTGTATTAGAGGATGGTTTATCGTCAGGACATGCAAGCGACACTGATAATAATAACCCAACTGTTATGCTTATGAAAAGACAAATCACTGAAATTGAAAGAGAAATCAATCAAG GTGTTTGTAAAATTAAGCCATCAAATAAACCCAGCGAAAACGGAGTATCACCCCAATCAGAAAGTATTCCTAAATCCCCCACAGACATAAGCAACTGTGTAAATAGTTTCGATGAACCACTGACGCTTTCGCAGACTGACTCAATAG AGAAAACTCCACCCCCACCAGCACCTGCCCCACATCGTATGATAGCTGGAGCGGAAAAGACTAACGATGTTGAGGCAGCTATAAAAGATATTAGATTGACACTTCAAAGAACTAAAACGCTCCCGTTGCAGAGACATCCAGGCGAGGAATGTGAGGAAAATGGTACAAGTCCTGTGTGGGTCCCAAG CCATTTTAGGCAAAGAGGGCTTTCAACCACAAGTGCTGATTCAGAACGAAAAGGGGCTAATAGCGGCCCAGACGACG AAGAAAATGATACAGATTTGGAGACAGATAGGCTTCTGGGTCAACAGAGAACCGATGATCAGGGATTTTATGATGAGAAG GATAAAGACAAGAAGAAGGGAAGAAGTAAAGAAG TTCTTATAGAGGGTGTTCTGTTTCGAGCTCGGTATTTGGGCTCAACTCAGCTGGTATGCGAAGGACAACCCACAAAAACTACCAGAATGATGCAGGCTGAAGAAGCGGTTTCTCGTATAAAG GCTCCGGATGGGGAAACTCAACCTAGTACTGAGGTCGATTTATTTATCTCGACTGAAAAGATTATG gttttgAACACCGACCTGAAAGAAATTATGATGGATCACGCTCTGAGGACGATTTCCTATATTGCTGATATCGGAGACTTAGTTGTCCTAATGGCTAGAAGGAGGTTTATTCCTCACGAGGTGGACGACGCTCCAAAAATCAATAGAACCCCGAAAATGATTTGTCACGTTTTTGAGAGTGAGGAAGCTCAGTTTATAGCACAGTCAATTGGCCAAGCTTTCCAA GTTGCATATATGGAATTTTTGAAAGCCAATGGAATTGAAGATCATAGTTTTGTTAAAGAAATGGACTATCAGGAGGTTCTTAATTCTCAGGAAATATTTGGGGACGAATTGCAAATGTTTGCTAAAAAAGAAATGCAGAAGGAG GTGGTTGTTCCCAAAGCAAAAGGAGAAATATTAGGAGTTGTAATAGTAGAATCTGGATGGGGATCCATGCTCCCTACGGTTGTAATAGCAAATTTAGCTCCAGCTGGCGCAGCCGCGAGATGCGGTCAACTCAACATAG GTGATCAAATCATCGCAATAAACGGTGTCAGCCTCGTAGGACTTCCATTATCAACATGTCAAAACTATATCAAGAATTCTAAGAATCAAACCGTAGTCAAATTAACCGTAGTTCCTTGCGCACCAGTAGTTGAGGTGAAGATCAAGAGACCTGACACGAAATATCAGTTAGGATTTAGCGTACAAAACGGTGTG ATATGCAGTTTGCTACGAGGTGGCATAGCGGAGCGAGGGGGTGTTCGTGTCGGTCATAGGATCATAGAAATCAACAATCAAAGTGTTGTTGCAGTTCCAcatgaaaaaattgtaaatttactAGCGACGTCTGTAGGAGAA attttaatgaAGACAATGCCAACTTCCATGTTCCGTTTATTGACCGGCCAAGAGAATCCGGTTtacatttaa
- the LOC136417180 gene encoding amyloid-beta A4 precursor protein-binding family A member 1-like isoform X5, which produces MTSLTLPLDNIDVSENTEQISKLFPKCRPRSDINLNPILASSKEYDCIDNTSTSTCTVMNAHDENDRWIADSSCKISRDNNSPRYSPDDDCISEHKSSSGTYKLRDSRIIEIAGGRELYSQSRTKAVRKSRSSQYLGEDGEKKTQRLSMKQQGVWELRGKNNEAKKVANPREYTETVFSSEVRLMTHGQESQSSSDQQPSPTNMPYSEDVVVFDDIGDNWNSDNEKQHEHLKSDQSDFTATHTYDSNSIDNDKVAKVIGSLPIAVYEGSPKRYGPRQTGTNNSHMQLPSAQSLLASPSVYPPRPGFPQRIVTSPSPSEREHNIENNSYNQKRNSSPPSTNTTFDYLYEFSETRKVLEEFFKCPPEEENRLGSEFQDLEYELRRQDNDFQEHENNFLDLSIGTGSSGDLGETEVGLQVGHSRNFTLSPETTDCDSNCGDLDSEVSLMLMENDLAPSGGLLGSNTDLAVPGDTLRLYSSMPVLEDGLSSGHASDTDNNNPTVMLMKRQITEIEREINQGVCKIKPSNKPSENGVSPQSESIPKSPTDISNCVNSFDEPLTLSQTDSIEKTPPPPAPAPHRMIAGAEKTNDVEAAIKDIRLTLQRTKTLPLQRHPGEECEENGTSPVWVPSHFRQRGLSTTSADSERKGANSGPDDEENDTDLETDRLLGQQRTDDQGFYDEKDWRKPKSRTIMPQIGHANPKQLLSSLDESSIPLVPSSDIQNSPPQSPSAASDKSQSPQSQKGSVSSNKTKKDKDKKKGRSKEDALQRSVLIEGVLFRARYLGSTQLVCEGQPTKTTRMMQAEEAVSRIKAPDGETQPSTEVDLFISTEKIMVLNTDLKEIMMDHALRTISYIADIGDLVVLMARRRFIPHEVDDAPKINRTPKMICHVFESEEAQFIAQSIGQAFQVAYMEFLKANGIEDHSFVKEMDYQEVLNSQEIFGDELQMFAKKEMQKEVVVPKAKGEILGVVIVESGWGSMLPTVVIANLAPAGAAARCGQLNIGDQIIAINGVSLVGLPLSTCQNYIKNSKNQTVVKLTVVPCAPVVEVKIKRPDTKYQLGFSVQNGVICSLLRGGIAERGGVRVGHRIIEINNQSVVAVPHEKIVNLLATSVGEILMKTMPTSMFRLLTGQENPVYI; this is translated from the exons ATGACCAGCTTGACTCTGCCCCTGGATAATATTGATGTGAGTGAAAATACTGAGCAAATTAGTAAACTGTTCCCTAAGTGCAGGCCCAGGagtgatattaatttaaatcccATTCTTGCTTCGTCGAAGGAATATGATTGTATCGACAATACATCCACAAGCACTTGCACTGTAATGAATGCCCATGATGAAAATGATAG ATGGATAGCAGATAGTTCCTGTAAAATTAGTAGAGACAATAACTCTCCAAGATACTCACCAGATGATGATTGTATATCAGAGCACAAATCATCTAGTGGCACTTATAAATTAAGAGACTCTAG gataaTTGAAATAGCAGGTGGTAGAGAATTGTACTCTCAAAGTAGAACAAAAGCTGTAAGAAAGTCTAGAAGTAGTCAATATTTAGGTGAGGATGGAGAAAAGAAAACACAGAGATTATCAATGAAGCAGCAAGGAGTATGGGAATTACGTGGGAAAAATAATGAAGCCAAAAag GTTGCGAATCCTCGTGAATACACAGAAACAGTATTCTCATCTGAAGTGCGTCTTATGACGCATGGTCAGGAATCTCAAAGCTCGTCCGATCAACAACCAAGCCCTACAAACATGCCCTATTCTGAAGATGTCGTAGTATTTGATGATATAGGTGATAATTGGAATAGTGACAATGAAAAGCAACATGAACATCTCAAATCAGATCAAAGTGATTTCACTGCCACTCATACATATGATTCAAATAGCATTGACAATGATAAAGTAGCTAAG GTAATTGGTAGTTTGCCAATAGCCGTGTATGAAGGCTCTCCTAAAAGGTATGGGCCAAGGCAAACCGGGACTAATAATTCTCACATGCAGTTGCCTAGTGCACAAAGTTTACTTGCTTCACCAAGTGTATATCCTCCAAGACCTGGATTTCCTCAAAGAATTGTAACTAGTCCTAGTCCAAGTGAAAGGGAGcacaatattgaaaataactcttataat CAGAAACGAAATAGTTCTCCTCCATCGACAAACACGACATTCGATTATTTATACGAATTCTCAGAAACCAGAAAGGTTttggaagaattttttaaatgtcctCCCGAAGAAGAGAATAGACTTGGAAGCGAATTTCAGGATTTAGAATACGAGTTAAGAAGACAG GATAACGATTTTCAAGaacatgaaaacaattttcttgatCTTTCGATTGGTACGGGTTCTAGTGGTGATCTGGGTGAAACCGAGGTCGGTTTGCAAGTTGGGCATAGTCGTAATTTTACTCTTTCTCCTGAAACTACCGACTGTGACTCAAATTGTGGGGATTTAGATAGTGAGGTTTCATTAATGCTCATGGAGAATGATTTGGCGCCTTCAGGAGGTCTTTTGG GATCAAATACAGACTTAGCAGTACCTGGCGATACTCTGAGGCTATATTCGAGTATGCCTGTATTAGAGGATGGTTTATCGTCAGGACATGCAAGCGACACTGATAATAATAACCCAACTGTTATGCTTATGAAAAGACAAATCACTGAAATTGAAAGAGAAATCAATCAAG GTGTTTGTAAAATTAAGCCATCAAATAAACCCAGCGAAAACGGAGTATCACCCCAATCAGAAAGTATTCCTAAATCCCCCACAGACATAAGCAACTGTGTAAATAGTTTCGATGAACCACTGACGCTTTCGCAGACTGACTCAATAG AGAAAACTCCACCCCCACCAGCACCTGCCCCACATCGTATGATAGCTGGAGCGGAAAAGACTAACGATGTTGAGGCAGCTATAAAAGATATTAGATTGACACTTCAAAGAACTAAAACGCTCCCGTTGCAGAGACATCCAGGCGAGGAATGTGAGGAAAATGGTACAAGTCCTGTGTGGGTCCCAAG CCATTTTAGGCAAAGAGGGCTTTCAACCACAAGTGCTGATTCAGAACGAAAAGGGGCTAATAGCGGCCCAGACGACG AAGAAAATGATACAGATTTGGAGACAGATAGGCTTCTGGGTCAACAGAGAACCGATGATCAGGGATTTTATGATGAGAAG GATTGGAGAAAACCTAAAAGTCGAACAATAATGCCACAAATCGGCCATGCCAACCCGAAACAATTGCTCAGTTCCCTTGATGAAAGCTCCATTCCATTAGTCCCGTCCTCTGATATACAAAACTCCCCACCTCAATCTCCTTCGGCCGCGTCTGACAAAAGCCAATCACCTCAAAGTCAAAAGGGATCGGTGTCTTcgaataaaactaaaaag GATAAAGACAAGAAGAAGGGAAGAAGTAAAGAAG ATGCGCTTCAACGTTCAGTTCTTATAGAGGGTGTTCTGTTTCGAGCTCGGTATTTGGGCTCAACTCAGCTGGTATGCGAAGGACAACCCACAAAAACTACCAGAATGATGCAGGCTGAAGAAGCGGTTTCTCGTATAAAG GCTCCGGATGGGGAAACTCAACCTAGTACTGAGGTCGATTTATTTATCTCGACTGAAAAGATTATG gttttgAACACCGACCTGAAAGAAATTATGATGGATCACGCTCTGAGGACGATTTCCTATATTGCTGATATCGGAGACTTAGTTGTCCTAATGGCTAGAAGGAGGTTTATTCCTCACGAGGTGGACGACGCTCCAAAAATCAATAGAACCCCGAAAATGATTTGTCACGTTTTTGAGAGTGAGGAAGCTCAGTTTATAGCACAGTCAATTGGCCAAGCTTTCCAA GTTGCATATATGGAATTTTTGAAAGCCAATGGAATTGAAGATCATAGTTTTGTTAAAGAAATGGACTATCAGGAGGTTCTTAATTCTCAGGAAATATTTGGGGACGAATTGCAAATGTTTGCTAAAAAAGAAATGCAGAAGGAG GTGGTTGTTCCCAAAGCAAAAGGAGAAATATTAGGAGTTGTAATAGTAGAATCTGGATGGGGATCCATGCTCCCTACGGTTGTAATAGCAAATTTAGCTCCAGCTGGCGCAGCCGCGAGATGCGGTCAACTCAACATAG GTGATCAAATCATCGCAATAAACGGTGTCAGCCTCGTAGGACTTCCATTATCAACATGTCAAAACTATATCAAGAATTCTAAGAATCAAACCGTAGTCAAATTAACCGTAGTTCCTTGCGCACCAGTAGTTGAGGTGAAGATCAAGAGACCTGACACGAAATATCAGTTAGGATTTAGCGTACAAAACGGTGTG ATATGCAGTTTGCTACGAGGTGGCATAGCGGAGCGAGGGGGTGTTCGTGTCGGTCATAGGATCATAGAAATCAACAATCAAAGTGTTGTTGCAGTTCCAcatgaaaaaattgtaaatttactAGCGACGTCTGTAGGAGAA attttaatgaAGACAATGCCAACTTCCATGTTCCGTTTATTGACCGGCCAAGAGAATCCGGTTtacatttaa
- the LOC136417180 gene encoding protein lin-10-like isoform X11: protein MTSLTLPLDNIDVSENTEQISKLFPKCRPRSDINLNPILASSKEYDCIDNTSTSTCTVMNAHDENDRWIADSSCKISRDNNSPRYSPDDDCISEHKSSSGTYKLRDSRIIEIAGGRELYSQSRTKAVRKSRSSQYLGEDGEKKTQRLSMKQQGVWELRGKNNEAKKVANPREYTETVFSSEVRLMTHGQESQSSSDQQPSPTNMPYSEDVVVFDDIGDNWNSDNEKQHEHLKSDQSDFTATHTYDSNSIDNDKVAKVIGSLPIAVYEGSPKRYGPRQTGTNNSHMQLPSAQSLLASPSVYPPRPGFPQRIVTSPSPSEREHNIENNSYNKRNSSPPSTNTTFDYLYEFSETRKVLEEFFKCPPEEENRLGSEFQDLEYELRRQASESGNSYVGKRLAKGLGSEPDFCMRIDSPAKCFTLSNAPLQDNDFQEHENNFLDLSIGTGSSGDLGETEVGLQVGHSRNFTLSPETTDCDSNCGDLDSEVSLMLMENDLAPSGGLLGSNTDLAVPGDTLRLYSSMPVLEDGLSSGHASDTDNNNPTVMLMKRQITEIEREINQGVCKIKPSNKPSENGVSPQSESIPKSPTDISNCVNSFDEPLTLSQTDSIEKTPPPPAPAPHRMIAGAEKTNDVEAAIKDIRLTLQRTKTLPLQRHPGEECEENGTSPVWVPSHFRQRGLSTTSADSERKGANSGPDDEENDTDLETDRLLGQQRTDDQGFYDEKDKDKKKGRSKEDALQRSVLIEGVLFRARYLGSTQLVCEGQPTKTTRMMQAEEAVSRIKAPDGETQPSTEVDLFISTEKIMVLNTDLKEIMMDHALRTISYIADIGDLVVLMARRRFIPHEVDDAPKINRTPKMICHVFESEEAQFIAQSIGQAFQVAYMEFLKANGIEDHSFVKEMDYQEVLNSQEIFGDELQMFAKKEMQKEVVVPKAKGEILGVVIVESGWGSMLPTVVIANLAPAGAAARCGQLNIGDQIIAINGVSLVGLPLSTCQNYIKNSKNQTVVKLTVVPCAPVVEVKIKRPDTKYQLGFSVQNGVICSLLRGGIAERGGVRVGHRIIEINNQSVVAVPHEKIVNLLATSVGEILMKTMPTSMFRLLTGQENPVYI, encoded by the exons ATGACCAGCTTGACTCTGCCCCTGGATAATATTGATGTGAGTGAAAATACTGAGCAAATTAGTAAACTGTTCCCTAAGTGCAGGCCCAGGagtgatattaatttaaatcccATTCTTGCTTCGTCGAAGGAATATGATTGTATCGACAATACATCCACAAGCACTTGCACTGTAATGAATGCCCATGATGAAAATGATAG ATGGATAGCAGATAGTTCCTGTAAAATTAGTAGAGACAATAACTCTCCAAGATACTCACCAGATGATGATTGTATATCAGAGCACAAATCATCTAGTGGCACTTATAAATTAAGAGACTCTAG gataaTTGAAATAGCAGGTGGTAGAGAATTGTACTCTCAAAGTAGAACAAAAGCTGTAAGAAAGTCTAGAAGTAGTCAATATTTAGGTGAGGATGGAGAAAAGAAAACACAGAGATTATCAATGAAGCAGCAAGGAGTATGGGAATTACGTGGGAAAAATAATGAAGCCAAAAag GTTGCGAATCCTCGTGAATACACAGAAACAGTATTCTCATCTGAAGTGCGTCTTATGACGCATGGTCAGGAATCTCAAAGCTCGTCCGATCAACAACCAAGCCCTACAAACATGCCCTATTCTGAAGATGTCGTAGTATTTGATGATATAGGTGATAATTGGAATAGTGACAATGAAAAGCAACATGAACATCTCAAATCAGATCAAAGTGATTTCACTGCCACTCATACATATGATTCAAATAGCATTGACAATGATAAAGTAGCTAAG GTAATTGGTAGTTTGCCAATAGCCGTGTATGAAGGCTCTCCTAAAAGGTATGGGCCAAGGCAAACCGGGACTAATAATTCTCACATGCAGTTGCCTAGTGCACAAAGTTTACTTGCTTCACCAAGTGTATATCCTCCAAGACCTGGATTTCCTCAAAGAATTGTAACTAGTCCTAGTCCAAGTGAAAGGGAGcacaatattgaaaataactcttataat AAACGAAATAGTTCTCCTCCATCGACAAACACGACATTCGATTATTTATACGAATTCTCAGAAACCAGAAAGGTTttggaagaattttttaaatgtcctCCCGAAGAAGAGAATAGACTTGGAAGCGAATTTCAGGATTTAGAATACGAGTTAAGAAGACAGGCAAGTGAATCTGGAAATTCATATGTAGGAAAAAGATTAGCTAAAGGTCTCGGCAGTGAACCCGATTTTTGCATGCGAATTGATTCACCTGCGAAATGTTTTACGTTATCCAATGCCCCCTTGCAG GATAACGATTTTCAAGaacatgaaaacaattttcttgatCTTTCGATTGGTACGGGTTCTAGTGGTGATCTGGGTGAAACCGAGGTCGGTTTGCAAGTTGGGCATAGTCGTAATTTTACTCTTTCTCCTGAAACTACCGACTGTGACTCAAATTGTGGGGATTTAGATAGTGAGGTTTCATTAATGCTCATGGAGAATGATTTGGCGCCTTCAGGAGGTCTTTTGG GATCAAATACAGACTTAGCAGTACCTGGCGATACTCTGAGGCTATATTCGAGTATGCCTGTATTAGAGGATGGTTTATCGTCAGGACATGCAAGCGACACTGATAATAATAACCCAACTGTTATGCTTATGAAAAGACAAATCACTGAAATTGAAAGAGAAATCAATCAAG GTGTTTGTAAAATTAAGCCATCAAATAAACCCAGCGAAAACGGAGTATCACCCCAATCAGAAAGTATTCCTAAATCCCCCACAGACATAAGCAACTGTGTAAATAGTTTCGATGAACCACTGACGCTTTCGCAGACTGACTCAATAG AGAAAACTCCACCCCCACCAGCACCTGCCCCACATCGTATGATAGCTGGAGCGGAAAAGACTAACGATGTTGAGGCAGCTATAAAAGATATTAGATTGACACTTCAAAGAACTAAAACGCTCCCGTTGCAGAGACATCCAGGCGAGGAATGTGAGGAAAATGGTACAAGTCCTGTGTGGGTCCCAAG CCATTTTAGGCAAAGAGGGCTTTCAACCACAAGTGCTGATTCAGAACGAAAAGGGGCTAATAGCGGCCCAGACGACG AAGAAAATGATACAGATTTGGAGACAGATAGGCTTCTGGGTCAACAGAGAACCGATGATCAGGGATTTTATGATGAGAAG GATAAAGACAAGAAGAAGGGAAGAAGTAAAGAAG ATGCGCTTCAACGTTCAGTTCTTATAGAGGGTGTTCTGTTTCGAGCTCGGTATTTGGGCTCAACTCAGCTGGTATGCGAAGGACAACCCACAAAAACTACCAGAATGATGCAGGCTGAAGAAGCGGTTTCTCGTATAAAG GCTCCGGATGGGGAAACTCAACCTAGTACTGAGGTCGATTTATTTATCTCGACTGAAAAGATTATG gttttgAACACCGACCTGAAAGAAATTATGATGGATCACGCTCTGAGGACGATTTCCTATATTGCTGATATCGGAGACTTAGTTGTCCTAATGGCTAGAAGGAGGTTTATTCCTCACGAGGTGGACGACGCTCCAAAAATCAATAGAACCCCGAAAATGATTTGTCACGTTTTTGAGAGTGAGGAAGCTCAGTTTATAGCACAGTCAATTGGCCAAGCTTTCCAA GTTGCATATATGGAATTTTTGAAAGCCAATGGAATTGAAGATCATAGTTTTGTTAAAGAAATGGACTATCAGGAGGTTCTTAATTCTCAGGAAATATTTGGGGACGAATTGCAAATGTTTGCTAAAAAAGAAATGCAGAAGGAG GTGGTTGTTCCCAAAGCAAAAGGAGAAATATTAGGAGTTGTAATAGTAGAATCTGGATGGGGATCCATGCTCCCTACGGTTGTAATAGCAAATTTAGCTCCAGCTGGCGCAGCCGCGAGATGCGGTCAACTCAACATAG GTGATCAAATCATCGCAATAAACGGTGTCAGCCTCGTAGGACTTCCATTATCAACATGTCAAAACTATATCAAGAATTCTAAGAATCAAACCGTAGTCAAATTAACCGTAGTTCCTTGCGCACCAGTAGTTGAGGTGAAGATCAAGAGACCTGACACGAAATATCAGTTAGGATTTAGCGTACAAAACGGTGTG ATATGCAGTTTGCTACGAGGTGGCATAGCGGAGCGAGGGGGTGTTCGTGTCGGTCATAGGATCATAGAAATCAACAATCAAAGTGTTGTTGCAGTTCCAcatgaaaaaattgtaaatttactAGCGACGTCTGTAGGAGAA attttaatgaAGACAATGCCAACTTCCATGTTCCGTTTATTGACCGGCCAAGAGAATCCGGTTtacatttaa